The sequence below is a genomic window from Lolium perenne isolate Kyuss_39 chromosome 4, Kyuss_2.0, whole genome shotgun sequence.
AAATGGTTATTTTTTACCGCGCGTCCATTTGCTTCTGGGGGTGCCCGAGCTGCCTGACGCATAATTTCTTTACCTAtgtttttccttttctatttaaacATAAATAGAAACATTACACAAAcaatacatagtttggaacatggttgaaatagtgcaaaatgaggaaacctaactagtgAGCTGTGCTATCATCCTTCTTCGCTGCGAAGAAAACACACTCAGACACCCAGTCACCGAAACTAGAAAATCCAGTTGACGGCTGATGTGCCCGGTCTTCTCTGTATCTGcgagaacatccagaaacctacaATAGTGGCTTCAATTGGCGGGTGGTCATCTTCGCTTCAAAGAAGTAACACTCTGACAGTACTAGCTTCCAGTGTCCTCGTCGGTGTGGTAGTTCCTGCAGCAGGATGTCTCGTCGAACGCCTTGATAGTCAGGTCGCCGTCGCGtttgtagaggaaggtgagcaggCACCCGACCTCGAGGTTGTGGGCGCGGGCGAACTTCTCCCACCCGGTGTGCACATACATTTTACCATGTATGATTATTAAGATTTTTAATGTTGGTTAAGAGTAAAGCATAGTTCCAGATCTCACTACGGGAAAGAAGGACGCTGCCGTGCGACAATTCGCACGGCAAAGGGCCTTGTTTGCACGGCAAAGACATTGCCGTGCGCggacgcacggcaaagaccgCCCGGCAACGCTTCCGACGGCAACGGCACCATTGCCGTGCGCGTCGACAATTTGCACGGCAAAGGACGCTGCCGTGCGTGCGCTGGGCTGCCGTGCGGCaggctctttgccgtgcgcgctTGCTTTGCCGTGCGCGCGCTGGGCTGCCGTGCGCGCTACCATTGCCGTGCGGCCtgatctttgccgtgcgcgcattctttgccgtgcgtgcgaGCTGTGCCGTGCCacactctttgccgtgcgccagcatgcaaggccgcacggcaaagtccCCTACAGGCACGCCTCCAGGGGCTCCCAGGTGCACAGGTGGGAGCCACGTgggccctttgccgtgcgtgtgcacacggcaaagtgaccaaaagtcctttgccgtgtgcacacacggcaaaggggcctgattttttcatttttttgctgtttttcatTTAACCCTGCAGTTCAAATATTGCATTTCACAAATATAGCATATATATCAACATATgatcaccaaacacatcaacaacaccacaaatacgtcgagcaacacatagttcatgcatacaatccgttacatagagtccatagtccatccacacaagttacatagagtccatagtGCAATGTCCATTATTACAATCCATTACAAGCATACAAACCGACAAAGTGcacgaagaccatgccatcaaccttgtcctcctccgcttccgccggcctcattgtcattgccttgtgacatataatctgtaagcaggttgatggaatgaacatttgcatttgcatattgaacacttgaacaagcacaagtagcgggttgggcacaagcgtaggaggactcaccgaggttcatgctccggatgatgttcatgttgttgacggtgataggtgtccccggggtatgagtgggcggtggcggcatccacggcagggagtaaggtggaggaggaagactccccggtggagaagacagagccgtctggctcatcagccagACTCATTCGTGCTGCTTTCTTGCATCATCTCGTCGCTGCTGTTGCATCTGCTACATCATCTCGTGTCCGTCGCTGCTGGTACTGCAGAATCTGCTGCTCCATCTGCGCCCtttgctcctgggccgcctgctccttcgctgccatctcctcctacgttgtgttgccacgatgtcattaacatttcaatggaaagcatgtaaaggaaatgtagagacccgaggaagaacatacccgtaaccgctcgacagctagatccgaagcccgtggccggggctctacctcaggctggccgctcttacgaccacgacggatctggcggagagagggaaccctcgctgggtcgacgcacccgtcaccaaaccataggcggccatgcttcaagccttctcccgcaagcaccgcgacctcagggtcaaagtcctcagcctctgggttggcgtcctcgccgtacttctgcttgaacttggagacatacgacgtgcactgggtctcggattgcgggttaacccacacggaccccgtctcaggatcaggcgtcttcctttgcttcatcttctttagcacggcaaagacgttaggcttcgctctGTCCCGACTTCTGcaaagagaacatgtaattgagtgaagtgacacacccatgcggagttaacaaatatataacatgaattcaaagaatgaaggaaccattaatttgctcacctccttctgcaggtgaagagagatggggatgctgccttggatatgcgatccacctcgcatctctgcccgcttcttcttgccctcctcgtgcttcttaaggtactgggggcatgtccaccacatgaccatcgcacgaaagcacctatcgtcgttgccgacgtactgaggagggttctacatgcacaagataaacccattatggtaaaataaactacatggcgataaagaaatcaataacacataaatgcaaatacgcaagtactgccacggctgcatgagcgtgtcgcgagcgtcctccttactcatgtggacgaagcggtcggcgtgcgatcgcggacgcattgaatacgtgcctcgtagtgcatgcagtcaccctcttccttgcaagctggtgtaggacatcatcgcacgcattctccttgccctcggccctcttgaagtatttctgcaaccatgcacataggtaaaacaaggggcattagtgcaattattgtgaaccaaggagagtgtatgaatggtaagaagtcaaaagtcacgtacccagaatttggcaacaaccatatccgccgtggtgccgcggccaagaggatcttccgcgaggctgtagtgcgcccacctccaagctacgtcgcagccaccagtagggaaattgactatcccagggaaataccatctaagtaggcccccaaggatgttcgagtacccacgtggcggtctctgcgtcgggtcttcaaactggaacgagctgcaccatgaaacgacaacatcaatatgtatgtgataataattttgataatgacaaaattgcgataacgaaatgccaaaaattaacatgtacctccttccatagggcacaagaacaacgtgcctgtagcgccagtgcttcagcgaggggagctgtgttatcccacgccgatatggcttcctatcacgtggcctcagcctctccacagctggaacgtactggtaatcctccggctcacaccactctaggcttggatcaggatcgaacactaagttccccaacccctcatcctccgagaggtcctcctcgtccccctcctcctcctggtcctccccacccccctcctcctcctggtcctccccacccacctcctcctcctcctggtcctccccacccccgtggtgctcctggtcctcctcctcgtcatcatcatcggctgcgggaggggggctaggactaggagtgagtacccgcgtcgcattcttcctacgcggccgccctgtgggagcgacaggaggggggctaggaggggggtagtagctcggccccgcctcgaagtccctacacctaccaagtccttgagcttctttttaagaccgccaccccttttttttggcggcatgcttcaatcacctgcaaacacaaatgaagagagtggtttattagtacgcaatattgtaaagagataaatattagtgaaagcaacagaaatataagtagatgaacattaatgaaagcaacaaataatgcaaaaggatgaacattaattaattagtggaagcaacaaatagctaccatagagttctctcaaacatagcacggagttcttacaaataacctagctagacaatctctattacacggagttattacaaataggctagcctcacaattactactacatagatcgATGCTTtgtgtcgccatccgtgattggaccgtgtgtctcctcatcgtcatcgggctcggcgaaccaataatcatcaatgaaacctggaggtggtccatccgcatcgaggtcaatccctgctttgaacgcctcgagcaaactcaggtcttccggggcacagACATCCTCGGCTTCATCTTACGCATAGTCTCCAGCCATGCCcgcgtcttcttgttcatcgtctacgaccatgtcatcgatagtcggcaagccgattgtgaaatggccgTGAAGCCCTTCTTCCTGTAAAAACTCTACACTCCTTGCGGAtgggtctacgcggcggtaatcgtccttgtttgggtggggcggcctattgcgtgaaggcaccgtcatcaAAACATCCAATCCATTTTGACGTTTTGTCGGGTTTAcgcacgcgtacgggagatagaatacttgaaaggcctgggttgccaagatgtacacatcctctcccttataaacggagttcctttcaacttcgaccaacccaatttcaggatccgtctcacccgacgtgggtcaaaccaatggcatttgaagacgacgggatttagccctttgtgaaacccgtaattcagctcgtatataccctcgactcttccatagtaatggagcccatcatcaccttgacataccaccccactatttattgtcttcgcgttgggccggcttgttgtgtattgatggagtccggaagcgatacccgttcacgtcataggagttgaacgcttctacggaatggtcaaagcccctagcaatttttcttagctctgacttcatctctttgtcagttcttgcctacaagtttagcacaagaagtttagaacgagaaatgaccgataaatgtcggaagtgctagctaatttggatagaatagtaccaaat
It includes:
- the LOC139830238 gene encoding uncharacterized protein; amino-acid sequence: MGVSLHSITCSLCRSRDRAKPNVFAVLKKMKQRKTPDPETGSVWVNPQSETQCTSYVSKFKQKYGEDANPEAEDFDPEVAVLAGEGLKHGRLWFGDGCVDPARVPSLRQIRRGRKSGQPEVEPRPRASDLAVERLREEMAAKEQAAQEQRAQMEQQILQYQQRRTRDDVADATAATR